From one Solanum stenotomum isolate F172 chromosome 12, ASM1918654v1, whole genome shotgun sequence genomic stretch:
- the LOC125849194 gene encoding polyphenol oxidase, chloroplastic-like produces the protein MSSIPLPTTNTLSSSSTTTFSNLHSSPFFAKTSKISSIRKHNVHRNFQVSCKTIDDNSHEHNNSPINISKKNDSLNNMIDRRNVLLGLGGLYGASTLVGGLPFALAAPVNGPDVSKCGAADLPPGAAPVNCCPPMSENIIDFQLPSSTPLRTRPAAHSVDSAYIEKFNRAIQLMKQLPDDDPRSFKQQANIHCAYCDGAYDQLGFPNSELQVHSSWTFLPFHRCYLYFFERILGSLINDPTFVMPFWNWDHPDGMRMPGLYTNPTSSLYDRLRDRRHQPPTMVDLDFNGTDPNISNAQQTSQNLTNMYRQMVSLGRTPETFLGDPYRAGGVPGGAGSLENMAHGAVHIWTGDRTQANFENMGDFYSAARDPIFYAHHSNIDRLWTVWKTLGGRRQDFTDPDFLNTSFLFYDEKKQMVRIRVRDVLDSSKLGYVYQNVTNPWINSRPTPRVSRALSSVRRLVEAKAADENNNNVMNFPRPKEIFPTKLDHVIKVMVKRPNKKKRNKKEKNEKEEILIVEGLEVESDVFVKFDVLINDEDETLISPDNAEFAGSFVNVPHHSHGKGEKNSKRKTKLKLAITELLEDLDAENDDNVLVTFVPKNGSGAVKIGGVKIVLED, from the exons ATGTCTTCCATTCCACTTCCCACTACCAATACTCTCTCTTCTTCAAGCACCACCACTTTTTCCAACTTGCATTCTTCTCCTTTCTttgcaaaaacatcaaaaatttccTCCATTAGAAAGCATAATGTCCATCGTAATTTCCAAGTCTCATGCAAAACCATAGATGATAATAGTCATGAACACAATAACTCACCCATCAACatttctaaaaagaatgattctTTAAACAATATGATCGATAGAAGAAACGTTCTACTTGGTTTAGGAGGTCTTTATGGTGCTTCTACTCTTGTTGGTGGTCTCCCCTTTGCCCTCGCCGCTCCGGTGAACGGACCCGACGTTTCCAAATGTGGGGCCGCAGACTTGCCACCAG GTGCAGCACCGGTCAATTGTTGTCCTCCGATGAGCGAAAATATCATCGACTTCCAGCTTCCATCATCCACCCCACTCCGTACACGGCCAGCAGCTCATTCAGTGGATAGTGCCTACATAGAGAAATTCAACAGAGCTATTCAGCTGATGAAGCAACTTCCTGACGACGATCCACGTAGCTTCAAACAACAAGCAAATATTCATTGTGCTTATTGTGATGGTGCTTATGACCAACTTGGTTTCCCAAATTCAGAGCTCCAAGTTCATTCTTCTTGGACTTTTCTTCCATTTCATCGTTGTTATCTCTATTTCTTCGAAAGAATCTTAGGAAGTTTAATCAATGATCCTACCTTCGTGATGCCATTTTGGAATTGGGATCATCCTGATGGCATGCGTATGCCAGGATTGTACACAAACCCTACCTCTTCTCTCTATGATCGACTCAGAGATCGGAGGCATCAGCCTCCGACTATGGTCGATCTAGACTTCAATGGTACCGATCCTAACATAAGTAACGCTCAACAAACATCTCAAAATCTCACAAATATGTATAGACAAATGGTATCTCTCGGAAGAACTCCCGAGACtttcctcggggacccttaccGCGCTGGTGGGGTCCCCGGTGGAGCTGGGTCCCTTGAGAACATGGCTCATGGTGCGGTTCATATTTGGACCGGTGATAGAACCCAAGCCAATTTCGAAAATATGGGAGATTTTTATTCAGCTGCTAGAGACCCTATTTTCTATGCTCATCATTCAAATATCGATAGATTATGGACTGTTTGGAAAACCCTAGGTGGTAGACGTCAAGACTTCACCGATCCTGATTTTCTAAAcacttcatttttattttacgatgaaaaaaaacaaatggtACGTATTAGGGTTCGTGATGTTTTGGATTCAAGCAAACTGGGATACGTTTATCAAAACGTAACGAATCCATGGATAAATTCGCGACCAACGCCTAGAGTATCGCGGGCGTTGAGTAGCGTAAGGAGGCTCGTTGAAGCTAAAGCAGCTGATGAAAATAATAACAATGTTATGAATTTTCCTAGACCAAAAGAAATATTCCCAACAAAACTTGACCATGTTATAAAAGTGATGGTGAAAAGGCCaaacaagaagaagaggaacaaaaaggagaaaaatgaaaaagaagagattTTAATTGTTGAAGGGTTAGAAGTGGAGAGTGATGTTTTTGTTAAGTTTGATGTGTTGATTAATGACGAAGATGAGACACTGATTTCACCAGATAATGCTGAATTTGCTGGTAGTTTTGTGAACGTACCACATCATAGTCATGGTAAAGGTGAGAAAAATTCGAAACGAAAAACGAAGCTGAAATTAGCTATAACTGAGTTGTTGGAGGATTTGGATGCTGAAAATGATGACAATGTGTTGGTGACTTTTGTACCCAAGAATGGTTCTGGTGCTGTTAAAATTGGTGGTGTTAAGATTGTGCTTGaggattag
- the LOC125849059 gene encoding uncharacterized protein At4g04980, giving the protein MLLFFFLLQHSFNHFYYYIVFIHRFFASANNISGFSIVKADLVKSFLCFFSILYKTWYFSLEMAIGACFGVPPFFSRRKHSTIFQEEEMKETKRSPVIEKKRTPPIAVSKSFKSKGSTVRNSCRVAGNFIIMTELRNKILTLRDLLDLSPCIGSASVNELLILTLKDLQQLYPTINPSISLSKIDEAPMQQALQFFFDTLISIGEMWTGNDEWMVKCKEDSFSKQDNLEHYGVLLLDDMIHLASERMFDMMDEDEDEDEDEDDQIRYERPSFNMFGRVLSESYSSAKSSLSSTPVTPTSVLPELRSKKNTKASYSPPRLLPLRVQAVGKLNPIDVKRLSFHMFPNVAAQDSNFVVQLTSSVNEQKSNVEVKKDSQVKSKDDKEFGQDSEMTDLPDILLTSMDVESENKGTCNTGVENDLPVSGLVTLDVLLPPSLPEQGAGQQSPLTLSLNVIDSQKPTSTLQISLLTPDGDISSNEPSTFAPAAPQPPPPPPPVPNSSGNAEGSRPAPLLAKPSGVPRPPPPPPPPMTSANVATPQHPMKPISALPPPPPPPMRRKEIACPPPMTSGQGVTPPPPPPPPMTSVKGVAPPPPPPPPMTSGNVISVPPPPPPPMGSKVTAPPPPPPPMGSKAMAPAPPPPPMTSNGRMPAPPPPMPMGKGGAPPPPPGFAGARSLGPRKAATKLKRSSQMGNLYRLLKGKVEGSSLDGKSKGRKGKASASAPAGGKQGMADALAEMTKRSAYHQQIEEDVKVHAQTIKEMKTAISSFQTSDMSELIKFHKTVESNLEKLTDESQVLARFEEFPTKKLEALRMAAALHTKLDTIAKTLQNWPLVPPVGQLLDKAENYFNKIKGEMDTLERTKDDESKKFTSHKIHFDFGILVRIKELMVDVSSNCMELTLKERREAKQKENEGATPKNDSNKKGSAKLLWKAFQFAFRVYTFAGGQDDRADMLTRELAQEIETDPNPET; this is encoded by the exons TTAGAAATGGCCATTGGAGCATGCTTTGGTGTGCCTCCTTTCTTTTCACGCAGGAAGCATAGTACAATATTTcag GAAGAAGAGATGAAAGAGACAAAGAGAAGTCCTGTTATTGAAAAGAAGAGAACACCTCCCATAGCAGTATCAAAAAGTTTTAAATCCAAAGGTTCCACGGTTCGTAATTCATGTAGAGTAGCAGGGAACTTCATAATAATGACTGAGCTTCGGAACAAGATCCTTACCTTGAGAGACTTGCTTGATTTGTCCCCTTGTATTGGCTCCGCGTCTGTAAATGAG CTGCTGATTTTGACGCTGAAAGATCTGCAACAACTGTATCCTACAATCAATCCATCTATTTCTTTGTCAAAAATTGATGAAGCACCGATGCAGCAG GCACTGCAATTCTTTTTTGATACTCTGATATCAATTGGGGAAATGTGGACAGGCAATGATGAGTGGATGGTCAAATGCAAGGAGGATTCATTCAGTAAACAAGACAATTTGGAACACTATG GAGTGTTATTGCTCGATGACATGATTCATCTTGCTAGTGAAAGGATGTTCGATATGATGGATGAGGATGAGGACGAGGACGAGGATGAGGATGACCAGATAAGATATGAACGTCCATCATTCAACATGTTTGGGAGGGTTCTTTCTGAATCTTACTCAAGTGCCAAGTCCTCCCTCTCGAGCACTCCAGTGACCCCAACTTCAGTTCTCCCTGAGTTAAGGAGCAAGAAGAATACAAAGGCATCATACTCTCCACCTCGTCTTCTGCCACTCAGGGTTCAAGCAGTTGGCAAGCTGAATCCTATTGATGTAAAGCGCCTCTCTTTCCATATGTTCCCTAATGTAGCAGCTCAAGATTCAAATTTTGTTGTTCAATTAACAAGCTCAGTTAATGAACAAAAGTCAAATGTAGAGGTGAAGAAAGATTCTCAAGTGAAATCCAAAGATGATAAGGAATTTGGGCAAGATAGTGAAATGACAGACTTGCCAGATATTCTACTGACTAGTATGGATGTTGAATCAGAAAATAAAGGAACATGTAACACTGGGGTCGAAAATGATCTACCAGTGTCAGGACTTGTTACCTTGGATGTGCTTTTACCTCCTTCACTTCCAGAACAAGGAGCAGGGCAACAATCACCACTCACTTTGTCGTTGAATGTCATAGACTCGCAAAAACCAACATCTACTCTGCAAATATCTTTACTCACACCAGATGGAGACATATCATCGAACGAACCATCGACTTTTGCACCTGCAGCACCACAACCACCACCTCCACCTCCCCCAGTACCCAATTCATCAGGGAATGCAGAAGGGTCAAGGCCTGCACCATTGTTAGCAAAACCAAGTGGTGTTCCACGgcctcctcctcctccaccaCCTCCCATGACATCAGCCAATGTAGCAACACCACAACATCCTATGAAACCAATATCTGCACTcccaccaccaccacctcctcccatgagaagaaaagaaatagcATGTCCACCTCCCATGACATCAGGGCAAGGAGTGACACCACCCCCGCCCCCACCACCTCCCATGACATCAGTAAAAGGAGTGGCACCTCCCCCACCCCCACCACCTCCCATGACATCGGGAAATGTTATATCAGTTCCACCTCCACCCCCACCTCCCATGGGATCAAAGGTTACTGCTCCTCCTCCACCCCCTCCTCCCATGGGATCAAAGGCTATGGCACCTGCACCCCCACCTCCACCAATGACTTCAAATGGAAGAATGCCAGCACCACCTCCACCCATGCCAATGGGAAAAGGAGGTGCACCTCCTCCACCACCAGGGTTTGCAGGTGCCAGGAGCCTAGGACCTAGGAAAGCAGCCACTAAATTGAAGAGATCATCACAAATGGGAAATCTTTATCGACTTCTCAAGGGAAAAGTTGAAGGATCTAGTTTAGATGGTAAATCAAAGGGGAGAAAGGGAAAAGCTAGTGCTAGTGCACCAGCAGGAGGTAAGCAAGGAATGGCTGATGCATTAGCAGAGATGACAAAGAG GTCAGCATACCACCAACAAATCGAGGAGGATGTTAAAGTACATGCACAAACAATTAAGGAGATGAAAACAGCGATTTCCTCTTTCCAAACATCAGATATGTCTGAGCTAATCAAGTTCCACAAAACTGTAGAATCCAACCTAGAAAAACTAACGGATGAATCTCAG GTGCTAGCAAGGTTTGAAGAATTTCCTACCAAGAAGTTGGAAGCATTGAGGATGGCCGCAGCACTTCACACCAAGTTAGATACAATAGCCAAAACTCTACAGAATTGGCCACTAGTACCACCTGTTGGACAACTTCTTGACAAAGCTGAGAATTACTTCAACAAG ATCAAAGGAGAAATGGACACATTGGAGCGGACAAAAGATGACGAATCCAAGAAATTTACAAGCCATAAAATCCACTTTGATTTTGGCATTCTTGTGCGAATCAAAGAATTGATGGTGGATGTTTCCTCCAACTGTATGGAACTGACTTTGAAG GAGCGGAGAGAAGCAAAgcaaaaggaaaatgaaggaGCTACACCGAAAAATGATAGTAATAAAAAGGGATCTGCTAAACTTTTATGGAAGGCCTTCCAATTTGCATTCAGAGTCTATACTTTTGCTGGTGGGCAAGATGATCGTGCTGACATGTTGACAAGGGAATTGGCTCAAGAAATTGAGACAGATCCTAATCCAGAGACATAA